A single Brienomyrus brachyistius isolate T26 chromosome 11, BBRACH_0.4, whole genome shotgun sequence DNA region contains:
- the LOC125751742 gene encoding KH homology domain-containing protein 4-like, whose translation MASGMAGQTSCFNSRWDQPGPTADMLKGLLGNISTSLTTQVASLPSYTGGRLAHSAINGLPLAGGTGSTAPPVMSQPTPTSLEEEKPSGGVEMAAAMAAKINAMLMAKGKLKTPPPLHSKVAPRVTVASTASESVVTEVDINDVPLNCRNLLTKGKTQEEIRQYSGAVVSTKGHYMTSDEKAQCKGGDRPLYLHVQGKSQEEVNKAVKHIKEIISEDILRSSAGQSRPVLPTLPVYTQPPKPLPSAQPPVPPPVRPSVQPHLIPSPPQNQKSPAPYNCHSGNFVHTKVFVGLDQALPSFNVNEKVEGPSGSYLQHIQAETGARVFLRGKGSGYIEQASRRESFEPLYLYISHPNPAGLEAARELCESLVETVRAEHSRMVSVYTATGSTQAYPSHGYPANDNYGSHVSWYNYPANSYAGGYAAYPGSSGYWSSANGAPGHSNFSTTPQSSQAMVQYPVCPRKPPSYLAADTGPSYSGGVESCSSSPPQAGSPKRRFLEGSEEECGSQHSSASAAVLKKEQPAPSPASTEGGEAAQRMLMPPPPIPAGLAPRKRPREVEGQPSAPDPKDKVEPETLKKVRPLEGAPGLVPYGGDSSDEEDDRTRSSKKS comes from the exons ATGGCTTCTGGCATGGCGGGACAGACATC GTGTTTTAATAGTCGATGGGACCAGCCTGGCCCCACTGCTGATATGCTGAAAGGCCTCCTGGGGAACATTTCCACTTCCCTCACGACGCAAGTAGCCTCTCTGCCAAGCTACACCGGCGGGCGTTTGGCGCACAGTGCCATAAATGGCTTACCGCTGGCTGGGGGCACGGGGTCCACAGCGCCACCCGTCATGTCTCAGCCGACCCCTACGTCTCTGGAGGAGGAGAAGCCTTCGGGAGGCGTAGAGATGGCCGCTGCCATGGCCGCCAAAATTAACGCTATGTTGATGGCCAAAGGGAAGCTGAAGACCCCCCCTCCGTTGCACAGTAAG GTTGCCCCCCGTGTAACAGTAGCCAGTACTGCCAGCGAATCAGTTGTCACCGAAGTGGACATCAACGACGTTCCCCTAAACTGCCGCAACTTGCTAACTAAAGGGAAAACTCAGGAAGAG ATTCGCCAGTACAGTGGAGCAGTTGTATCTACAAAGGGGCACTACATGACCAGTGACGAAAAGGCCCAGTGTAAGGGCGG agACCGTCCGTTGTATCTACACGTTCAGGGAAAGAGTCAAGAGGAAGTTAACA AGGCGGTGAAGCATATCAAAGAGATCATTTCAGAGGACATTTTGCGGTCTTCGGCAGGGCAGAGCAGACCCGTGCTGCCCACACTTCCTGTTTACACGCAGCCGCCCAAACCCCTGCCTTCAGCCCAGCCACCTGTCCCACCCCCAGTTCGACCTTCTGTTCAGCCGCACCTCATACCATCTCCACCCCAAAACCAAAAGTCTCCAGCCCCATACAATTGTCATTCAGGG AATTTTGTGCACACAAAGGTGTTCGTCGGCCTCGACCAGGCCCTGCCCTCCTTCAACGTGAATGAGAAGGTGGAGGGTCCTAGTGGCAGTTACCTGCAGCATATCCAGGCTGAGACGGGAGCTCGTGTGTTTCTCCGGGGAAAGGGCTCCGGCTACATAGAGCAGGCTTCTCGGCGGGAGTCGTTTGAGCCACTTTATCTATATATCAG CCACCCAAACCCTGCAGGATTAGAAGCAGCGAGGGAGCTCTGTGAGAGCCTGGTGGAGACT GTGCGAGCCGAGCACTCGCGCATGGTGTCTGTTTACACAGCAACTGGGTCCACCCAAG CTTACCCCTCTCACGGATACCCGGCTAATGACAATTACGGTAGCCATGTATCCTGGTATAACTACCCAGCAAACAGTTACGCGGGAGGCTATGCTGCGTATCCAGGATCCAGTGGTTACTGGAGTAGTGCGAATGGTGCTCCCGGTCATTCTAACTTTTCGACAACCCCTCAATCTTCTCAGGCAATGGTTCAGTATCCGGTGTGTCCTAGGAAACCACCTTCTTATTTAGCCGCG GACACCGGGCCAAGTTACAGCGGTGGCGTGGAGAGCTGCTCGTCCAGCCCGCCGCAGGCCGGGAGTCCAAAGCGGCGGTTTCTGGAAGGCTCCGAGGAGGAGTGCGGATCTCAG CACAGCAGTGCCTCTGCGGCAGTCCTAAAGAAGGAACAgcccgccccctcccctgccaGCACAGAAGGCGGGGAAGCCGCCCAGAG GATGCTGATGCCACCACCTCCGATCCCTGCCGGTTTGGCCCCACGCAAGAGGCCTCGGGAGGTAGAGGGTCAGCCCAGTGCCCCTGACCCAAAGG ACAAGGTGGAGCCTGAGACTCTGAAGAAGGTGCGGCCCCTCGAAGGTGCACCGGGGCTGGTCCCGTACGGCGGGGACTCCTCGGATGAGGAAGATGATCGGACACGCAGCAGTAAGAAGTCCTAA
- the pde8a gene encoding high affinity cAMP-specific and IBMX-insensitive 3',5'-cyclic phosphodiesterase 8A isoform X1 — MGCASSIHISDRVVYHSGKDSEDSHSPQQTNANQQQGNPTLGLPIKSSSYKATFTEVQFGPMRLYEDQLQVLLVFAKEDSQSSGFCWACEKANFSCSVARTPESALECHLQKHHDIIIIDHRHSRYFDAEALCRSIRAVSFSENTVIVAVVKRPEREESSVMPLIAAGFNRRYVENPSVAACYNELLQLHHGEVRAQLKLRACNAIFTAVEQSQEAIEITSEDQVIQYVNPAYESIMGYQHGELIGKELLEVPKSEKNKPDLLDSINSCIQKGKEWQGVYYTMKKNGDSVPQSVKITPVIGQGGKIRHYVSVNRPLNDNNKTDKSCDRVQAESQTDNQSCKHKDRRKGSLDVRSTTSRGSDGSSQRRHSSMARIHSMTIEAPITKVINIINAAQESSPVPVAEALDRVLEILRTTELYSPQLGTKDEDPHTSDLVGGLMTDGLRRLSGNEYIFAANKPHHLPSHLSTPLSLSDVPPRIAQTMENEESWDFDVFTLEAATMKRPLTYLGLKIFSRFGVCEFLGCPEATLRSWLQVIEANYHSSNSYHNSCHAADVLHATAYFLCKERVKQSLDPIDEVAALIAATVHDVDHPGRTNSFLCNAGSELAVLYNDTAVLESHHAALAFQITTRDDKCNIFKNMERNEYRTLRQAIIDMVLATEMTKHFEHVNKFVNSINKPLAALEESGGNGDEDSVKGILTSPENRILVKRMLIKCADISNPCRPLELCIEWAGRISEEYFAQTDEEKRQGLPVVMPVFDRNTCSIPKSQISFIDYFITDMFDAWDAFADLPNLMQHLDNNFKYWKGLDERKLHSLRPPPE; from the exons GCCACATTCACAGAGGTGCAGTTCGGACCAATGAGGCTTTACGAAGATCAGCTTCAG GTACTGTTAGTTTTTGCCAAAGAGGACAGTCAGAGCAGTGGGTTCTGCTGGGCCTGTGAGAAGGCCAACTTCAGCTGCAGTGTGGCCCGCACCCCCGAGTCTGCGCTGGAATGTCACCTGCAGAAGCACCacgacatcatcatcatcgaccACAGACATTCCAGATACTTTGACGCGGAAGCCCTGTGTCG GTCAATTAGAGCTGTGAGCTTTTCGGAAAACACTGTGATTGTTGCCGTCGTGAAAAG GCCAGAGCGTGAGGAATCCTCGGTGATGCCTCTTATTGCCGCAGGCTTCAACCGG AGGTACGTGGAGAACCCCAGCGTGGCAGCGTGTTACAACGAACTCCTGCAGCTGCACCACGGAGAGGTGCGCGCCCAGCTCAAGCTGCG GGCCTGTAATGCTATTTTCACTGCAGTGGAACAGAGTCAAGAAGCCATAGAAATCACAAGTGAGGATCAAGTGATCCAG TACGTGAACCCCGCCTACGAGTCGATCATGGGATACCAGCACGGAGAGCTCATCGGGAAGGAGCTGCTGGAAGTGCCTAAGAGTGAGAAGAATAAGCCTGACCTGCTCGACTCCATCAACTCCTGCATCCAGAAGGGCAAG GAGTGGCAAGGAGTCTACTACACCATGAAGAAGAACGGAGACAGCGTCCCCCAGAGCGTGAAGATCACACCTGTAATTGGACAGGGAGG aaaGATCAGACACTATGTGTCTGTTAACCGGCCGTTAAACGACAATAATAAG ACGGACAAGTCATGTGATCGCGTGCAAGCGGAGTCGCAGACAG ACAACCAGTCCTGCAAACACAAGGACCGGAGGAAAGGCTCATTAGATGTGAGGTCAACCACGTCCCGCGGGAGTGACG GAAGTTCCCAGAGGCGCCACTCATCCATGGCAAGGATTCACTCGATGACCATCGAAGCCCCAATCACCAAG GTGATCAACATCATCAACGCGGCCCAGGAGAGCAGCCCGGTGCCGGTGGCCGAGGCCCTGGACCGCGTGCTGGAGATCCTGCGCACCACCGAGCTCTACTCCCCCCAGCTGGGGACCAAGGACGAGGACCCCCACACCAGCGACCTGGTTGGGGGGCTGATGACG GATGGTTTACGGAGGTTGTCAGGGAATGAATACATCTTTGCTGCAAACA AGCCTCACCACCTGCCAAGCCACTTGAGCACCCCACTGTCGCTCAGCGACGTCCCTCCCCGGATTGCTCAGACCATGGAGAACGAGGAGTCCTGGGACTTTGACGTCTTCACTCTGGAAGCGGCGACAATGAAACG ACCCCTGACCTATTTGGGCCTGAAGATCTTTTCAAGATTTGGGGTCTGCGAGTTCCTCGGCTGCCCGGAAGCGACCCTCCGGTCCTggctgcaggtgatcgaggcgaACTACCACTCCAGCAACTCCTACCACAACTCCTGCCACGCCGCGGACGTCCTGCACGCCACCGCGTACTTCCTGTGCAAGGAGAGGGTCAAG CAAAGCCTGGACCCCATCGACGAGGTGGCGGCCCTTATCGCCGCCACCGTGCACGACGTGGATCACCCAGGCCGCACCAACTCCTTCCTGTGCAACGCGGGCAGCGAGCTGGCCGTCCTGTACAACGACACGGCCGTGCTGGAGAGCCATCACGCCGCCCTGGCCTTCCAGATCACCACCCGCGATGACAAGTGCAACATCTTCAAGAACATGGAGAG GAATGAGTATCGCACACTGCGACAAGCCATCATCGACATGGTCCTGGCTACAGAGATGACCAAGCACTTTGAGCACGTCAACAAGTTTGTGAACAGCATCAACAAACCGCTGGCTGCTCTGGAGGAGAGTGGA GGGAATGGAGACGAGGATTCAGTGAAAGGCATCTTGACGTCCCCAGAGAACCGGATCCTGGTGAAACGCATGCTGATTAAGTGCGCAGACATCTCGAACCCGTGCCGACCACTGGAGCTGTGTATCGAGTGGGCAGGGCGCATCTCAGAGGAGTATTTCGCGCAG ACTGACGAGGAGAAGAGACAGGGTCTCCCAGTAGTGATGCCcgtgtttgacagaaacacctGCAGCATCCCGAAGTCCCAGATCTCCTTCATCGATTACTTCATCACAGACATGTTCGACGCCTGGGACG CTTTCGCGGACCTGCCCAACCTGATGCAGCACCTGGACAACAACTTTAAGTACTGGAAGGGCCTGGACGAGCGCAAACTACATAGCCTCCGTCCCCCTCCCGAGTAG
- the pde8a gene encoding high affinity cAMP-specific and IBMX-insensitive 3',5'-cyclic phosphodiesterase 8A isoform X2 translates to MRLYEDQLQVLLVFAKEDSQSSGFCWACEKANFSCSVARTPESALECHLQKHHDIIIIDHRHSRYFDAEALCRSIRAVSFSENTVIVAVVKRPEREESSVMPLIAAGFNRRYVENPSVAACYNELLQLHHGEVRAQLKLRACNAIFTAVEQSQEAIEITSEDQVIQYVNPAYESIMGYQHGELIGKELLEVPKSEKNKPDLLDSINSCIQKGKEWQGVYYTMKKNGDSVPQSVKITPVIGQGGKIRHYVSVNRPLNDNNKTDKSCDRVQAESQTDNQSCKHKDRRKGSLDVRSTTSRGSDGSSQRRHSSMARIHSMTIEAPITKVINIINAAQESSPVPVAEALDRVLEILRTTELYSPQLGTKDEDPHTSDLVGGLMTDGLRRLSGNEYIFAANKPHHLPSHLSTPLSLSDVPPRIAQTMENEESWDFDVFTLEAATMKRPLTYLGLKIFSRFGVCEFLGCPEATLRSWLQVIEANYHSSNSYHNSCHAADVLHATAYFLCKERVKQSLDPIDEVAALIAATVHDVDHPGRTNSFLCNAGSELAVLYNDTAVLESHHAALAFQITTRDDKCNIFKNMERNEYRTLRQAIIDMVLATEMTKHFEHVNKFVNSINKPLAALEESGGNGDEDSVKGILTSPENRILVKRMLIKCADISNPCRPLELCIEWAGRISEEYFAQTDEEKRQGLPVVMPVFDRNTCSIPKSQISFIDYFITDMFDAWDAFADLPNLMQHLDNNFKYWKGLDERKLHSLRPPPE, encoded by the exons ATGAGGCTTTACGAAGATCAGCTTCAG GTACTGTTAGTTTTTGCCAAAGAGGACAGTCAGAGCAGTGGGTTCTGCTGGGCCTGTGAGAAGGCCAACTTCAGCTGCAGTGTGGCCCGCACCCCCGAGTCTGCGCTGGAATGTCACCTGCAGAAGCACCacgacatcatcatcatcgaccACAGACATTCCAGATACTTTGACGCGGAAGCCCTGTGTCG GTCAATTAGAGCTGTGAGCTTTTCGGAAAACACTGTGATTGTTGCCGTCGTGAAAAG GCCAGAGCGTGAGGAATCCTCGGTGATGCCTCTTATTGCCGCAGGCTTCAACCGG AGGTACGTGGAGAACCCCAGCGTGGCAGCGTGTTACAACGAACTCCTGCAGCTGCACCACGGAGAGGTGCGCGCCCAGCTCAAGCTGCG GGCCTGTAATGCTATTTTCACTGCAGTGGAACAGAGTCAAGAAGCCATAGAAATCACAAGTGAGGATCAAGTGATCCAG TACGTGAACCCCGCCTACGAGTCGATCATGGGATACCAGCACGGAGAGCTCATCGGGAAGGAGCTGCTGGAAGTGCCTAAGAGTGAGAAGAATAAGCCTGACCTGCTCGACTCCATCAACTCCTGCATCCAGAAGGGCAAG GAGTGGCAAGGAGTCTACTACACCATGAAGAAGAACGGAGACAGCGTCCCCCAGAGCGTGAAGATCACACCTGTAATTGGACAGGGAGG aaaGATCAGACACTATGTGTCTGTTAACCGGCCGTTAAACGACAATAATAAG ACGGACAAGTCATGTGATCGCGTGCAAGCGGAGTCGCAGACAG ACAACCAGTCCTGCAAACACAAGGACCGGAGGAAAGGCTCATTAGATGTGAGGTCAACCACGTCCCGCGGGAGTGACG GAAGTTCCCAGAGGCGCCACTCATCCATGGCAAGGATTCACTCGATGACCATCGAAGCCCCAATCACCAAG GTGATCAACATCATCAACGCGGCCCAGGAGAGCAGCCCGGTGCCGGTGGCCGAGGCCCTGGACCGCGTGCTGGAGATCCTGCGCACCACCGAGCTCTACTCCCCCCAGCTGGGGACCAAGGACGAGGACCCCCACACCAGCGACCTGGTTGGGGGGCTGATGACG GATGGTTTACGGAGGTTGTCAGGGAATGAATACATCTTTGCTGCAAACA AGCCTCACCACCTGCCAAGCCACTTGAGCACCCCACTGTCGCTCAGCGACGTCCCTCCCCGGATTGCTCAGACCATGGAGAACGAGGAGTCCTGGGACTTTGACGTCTTCACTCTGGAAGCGGCGACAATGAAACG ACCCCTGACCTATTTGGGCCTGAAGATCTTTTCAAGATTTGGGGTCTGCGAGTTCCTCGGCTGCCCGGAAGCGACCCTCCGGTCCTggctgcaggtgatcgaggcgaACTACCACTCCAGCAACTCCTACCACAACTCCTGCCACGCCGCGGACGTCCTGCACGCCACCGCGTACTTCCTGTGCAAGGAGAGGGTCAAG CAAAGCCTGGACCCCATCGACGAGGTGGCGGCCCTTATCGCCGCCACCGTGCACGACGTGGATCACCCAGGCCGCACCAACTCCTTCCTGTGCAACGCGGGCAGCGAGCTGGCCGTCCTGTACAACGACACGGCCGTGCTGGAGAGCCATCACGCCGCCCTGGCCTTCCAGATCACCACCCGCGATGACAAGTGCAACATCTTCAAGAACATGGAGAG GAATGAGTATCGCACACTGCGACAAGCCATCATCGACATGGTCCTGGCTACAGAGATGACCAAGCACTTTGAGCACGTCAACAAGTTTGTGAACAGCATCAACAAACCGCTGGCTGCTCTGGAGGAGAGTGGA GGGAATGGAGACGAGGATTCAGTGAAAGGCATCTTGACGTCCCCAGAGAACCGGATCCTGGTGAAACGCATGCTGATTAAGTGCGCAGACATCTCGAACCCGTGCCGACCACTGGAGCTGTGTATCGAGTGGGCAGGGCGCATCTCAGAGGAGTATTTCGCGCAG ACTGACGAGGAGAAGAGACAGGGTCTCCCAGTAGTGATGCCcgtgtttgacagaaacacctGCAGCATCCCGAAGTCCCAGATCTCCTTCATCGATTACTTCATCACAGACATGTTCGACGCCTGGGACG CTTTCGCGGACCTGCCCAACCTGATGCAGCACCTGGACAACAACTTTAAGTACTGGAAGGGCCTGGACGAGCGCAAACTACATAGCCTCCGTCCCCCTCCCGAGTAG